In a single window of the Chondrocystis sp. NIES-4102 genome:
- a CDS encoding SEC-C motif domain protein produces MYLSANKQPETAEKLMRSRYTAFCLGNVDYLISTLAPAQREPQEQAELTNTINNTKWLGLTVLNTNQGKKNDSVGYVEFEAIYQLKSNEPQQLHERSKFLKIDGKWFYVNGEILPGTKPQANQPCWCHSGKKFHKCHGK; encoded by the coding sequence ATGTACCTATCGGCAAATAAACAACCAGAGACAGCAGAAAAACTAATGCGATCGCGTTATACTGCTTTTTGCTTAGGTAATGTTGATTATTTAATTTCTACCCTCGCCCCTGCTCAAAGAGAACCCCAGGAACAAGCAGAATTAACTAATACCATTAATAATACTAAATGGTTAGGTTTAACAGTTCTTAATACTAATCAAGGTAAAAAGAACGATTCTGTAGGTTATGTAGAGTTTGAAGCAATTTATCAACTTAAGAGCAATGAACCACAACAACTTCATGAACGCTCCAAGTTTCTCAAAATTGATGGTAAATGGTTTTATGTAAATGGAGAAATTTTACCAGGAACAAAACCGCAAGCCAATCAACCATGTTGGTGTCACAGTGGTAAAAAGTTTCATAAATGTCA
- a CDS encoding alanine--glyoxylate aminotransferase encodes MVATTGISDRYRLQTQQLDMPPRLLLGPGPANVNPRVLAAMGISPVGHLDPTYLALMDEIRDLLRYAWQTENELTISVSGTGSAAMEATIANAVEPGDVVLVGVKGYFGNRLVDMAGRYGADVRTMTKPWGQVFSLEEIKTNLATHKPAILALVHAETSTGARQPLEGVADLCRQHNCLLLVDTVTSMGGVPLYIDDWGIDLAYSCSQKGLGCPPGASPFTMSSRAVAKLNNRAKPVANWYLDMTLLAKYWGEERVYHHTAPINTNYGLRESLRLVAEEGLAQRWQRHQQNAEMLWSGLEKIGLSLHVEAQYRLPTLTTVKIPEGVDGKAIALELLTKYNIEIAGGLGELGGKVWRIGLMGYNSRPENVLLLLDALEKVLN; translated from the coding sequence TCTCCAAACTCAACAGCTTGATATGCCTCCACGTTTGCTGTTGGGGCCAGGGCCTGCTAATGTTAACCCTAGAGTTTTAGCTGCTATGGGGATTAGTCCCGTAGGACATCTTGACCCGACATATCTAGCTTTGATGGATGAGATTAGAGATCTATTGCGTTATGCTTGGCAAACAGAAAACGAATTGACTATTTCTGTAAGTGGTACAGGATCGGCAGCAATGGAAGCAACGATCGCTAATGCGGTTGAACCTGGAGATGTAGTATTAGTTGGGGTAAAAGGTTATTTTGGTAATCGTTTGGTAGATATGGCTGGGCGTTATGGTGCTGATGTACGCACTATGACTAAACCTTGGGGACAAGTCTTTAGTTTAGAGGAAATAAAAACTAATTTAGCCACCCATAAACCAGCAATTCTAGCTTTAGTTCATGCAGAAACTTCCACAGGTGCGCGCCAACCCTTAGAAGGAGTAGCGGATCTCTGCCGTCAACATAACTGTTTACTATTGGTTGATACGGTAACGAGTATGGGAGGAGTGCCTTTATATATTGATGATTGGGGAATAGATTTAGCCTATAGTTGTAGTCAGAAGGGATTAGGTTGTCCCCCTGGGGCTTCTCCTTTTACGATGAGTAGTAGGGCTGTTGCTAAATTAAACAACCGTGCTAAACCTGTTGCCAATTGGTATTTAGATATGACTCTACTAGCGAAATATTGGGGCGAAGAAAGAGTTTATCATCACACTGCACCTATTAATACCAATTATGGTTTACGAGAATCCCTACGCCTGGTAGCAGAAGAAGGATTAGCCCAACGTTGGCAACGTCATCAACAAAATGCCGAAATGCTTTGGTCTGGTTTAGAGAAAATTGGTTTATCCCTTCATGTAGAGGCTCAATACCGTCTTCCTACTTTAACTACGGTAAAAATTCCTGAAGGAGTTGATGGAAAAGCGATCGCTCTTGAATTATTAACTAAATATAATATCGAAATTGCTGGTGGTTTGGGAGAATTAGGTGGTAAAGTCTGGCGCATTGGTTTGATGGGTTACAATAGTCGTCCTGAAAATGTTCTCTTGCTTTTAGACGCTTTAGAAAAAGTTTTGAATTAG